From Neobacillus sp. PS2-9, the proteins below share one genomic window:
- a CDS encoding CPBP family intramembrane glutamic endopeptidase — protein MRNFLYRHGLVLFLVVMFGRGILGMLTVKGLQVFNPALTIQKDLGWLVMLLYAVCAFLAVKWVKVDKEIGLIKATVKDYFVWLPALAIPFTLALHLGFHSTWSHVPLLMIAAIGVAVNEEILFRGILLRAMLPFGKAVAIIVPSLLFGVAHLGNILVGGDVIFSLFQFAWTFIAGMALTAMRLQSKSLLPAIGFHFILDAVEYAATGEYGVHSTNFSLGWLSIFVLLNLLFLVYALYLLKKKNNSVNVGMVAFTAK, from the coding sequence ATGAGAAATTTTCTATATCGTCATGGATTAGTATTATTTTTAGTGGTTATGTTTGGAAGAGGAATTCTTGGGATGCTAACAGTTAAGGGTCTTCAAGTATTCAATCCTGCACTTACTATTCAGAAGGATTTAGGTTGGTTAGTTATGCTATTATATGCGGTCTGTGCGTTTTTAGCGGTAAAATGGGTAAAGGTTGATAAGGAAATCGGATTAATTAAAGCAACCGTCAAGGATTATTTTGTATGGTTACCAGCTCTTGCGATTCCGTTCACTTTGGCACTTCATTTAGGTTTTCACTCTACATGGAGCCATGTTCCTTTATTAATGATCGCCGCCATTGGGGTAGCTGTAAACGAAGAAATTCTATTTAGAGGTATACTTTTACGTGCCATGTTGCCATTCGGAAAAGCTGTCGCCATAATCGTTCCTTCACTTCTTTTTGGAGTAGCACACCTTGGTAATATTCTTGTCGGAGGGGATGTAATCTTTAGTCTCTTCCAGTTTGCCTGGACTTTCATCGCTGGCATGGCGCTAACCGCTATGCGTTTACAAAGTAAGAGCTTACTACCTGCCATCGGATTTCATTTTATTTTAGATGCTGTTGAGTATGCAGCCACTGGTGAATACGGCGTTCATAGTACCAACTTTTCACTTGGATGGTTATCCATATTTGTTCTGTTAAACCTGCTCTTTCTTGTTTATGCACTTTATCTATTAAAAAAGAAAAACAACAGTGTAAATGTTGGAATGGTTGCTTTTACTGCAAAATAA
- a CDS encoding DEAD/DEAH box helicase, translated as MSERSFEEYNLSEEIKRALAVLKYEEPTEVQGEVIPLALKNQDLVVKSQTGSGKTASFAIPICERIDWEERKPQALILTPTRELAVQVREDITNIGRFKRIKALAVYGKEPFSKQREELKQKTHVVVGTPGRVMDHIDRETLVLDEIKYLIIDEADEMLNMGFIDEVEAIIKELPRDRVTMVFSATLPKDVEALCHKYMKDPVNIEIESTGITTDTIEHRVIEVKNEDKLSLLKDVTVVENPDSCLIFCRTKEHVDTVYSELEEANYSCERLHGGLEQQDRFAVMDGFKLGNFRYLVATDVAARGIDVDNVSLVFNYDVPMEKESYVHRTGRTGRAGKQGKAITFVTPYEEKFLRAIERYVGFEIPRMDAPSQGEVAKGKAAFEEKISGRRVVRNNKTARINQGITKLHFNGGKKKKLRAVDFVGTIAKIPGVTADDIGIIIITIHDQMSYVDILNGKGSLVIQAMENTPVKGKKLRVSKAVK; from the coding sequence ATGAGTGAGAGAAGTTTTGAGGAATATAATTTAAGTGAAGAAATAAAAAGAGCACTAGCTGTTTTAAAATACGAAGAGCCTACAGAGGTGCAGGGTGAAGTGATCCCGCTGGCTTTGAAAAACCAGGACCTTGTCGTCAAATCACAGACTGGCAGTGGCAAGACAGCCTCCTTTGCTATCCCTATTTGTGAACGGATTGACTGGGAAGAAAGAAAGCCTCAGGCCTTGATTCTTACGCCAACTAGAGAGCTAGCTGTTCAGGTTCGCGAAGATATTACAAATATAGGACGGTTTAAACGAATTAAGGCGCTCGCTGTTTATGGAAAAGAGCCTTTTTCCAAACAAAGAGAAGAATTGAAGCAGAAAACACATGTTGTTGTTGGTACACCTGGCCGTGTCATGGACCATATCGACAGGGAAACCTTGGTACTTGATGAAATAAAGTATCTTATTATTGATGAAGCAGATGAAATGCTAAATATGGGCTTTATTGATGAGGTAGAGGCGATTATTAAGGAACTACCACGGGATAGAGTAACAATGGTATTTTCCGCTACTTTGCCAAAAGATGTTGAAGCTCTTTGCCATAAGTATATGAAGGATCCTGTTAATATTGAGATTGAGTCTACAGGAATCACAACGGATACAATTGAACATCGTGTAATCGAAGTGAAGAATGAAGATAAGCTTTCGCTACTTAAGGACGTAACTGTTGTTGAAAACCCAGACAGCTGTCTTATTTTTTGCAGAACGAAAGAACATGTCGATACCGTATATAGCGAATTGGAAGAAGCAAATTATTCATGTGAAAGACTCCATGGAGGACTAGAACAACAAGATCGGTTTGCCGTAATGGATGGATTTAAACTGGGCAATTTCCGTTATCTTGTTGCCACCGATGTAGCGGCACGAGGGATTGATGTTGATAATGTTTCACTAGTGTTTAACTACGATGTTCCTATGGAAAAAGAGAGCTATGTCCATCGCACAGGAAGAACGGGTCGTGCTGGCAAGCAAGGAAAAGCCATTACATTTGTGACTCCGTATGAGGAGAAATTCCTTCGAGCCATTGAACGGTATGTTGGTTTTGAAATACCTCGAATGGACGCACCTAGCCAAGGCGAGGTTGCTAAAGGAAAAGCAGCTTTTGAGGAAAAAATCAGTGGCCGTCGCGTGGTAAGAAATAATAAAACCGCTCGAATCAACCAAGGAATCACGAAGCTCCACTTCAATGGCGGCAAAAAGAAGAAGCTTCGCGCTGTCGATTTCGTTGGAACCATTGCCAAAATTCCTGGAGTGACAGCTGATGATATCGGCATCATCATCATCACGATCCATGACCAGATGTCTTATGTGGACATTCTTAACGGAAAAGGTTCACTCGTCATTCAGGCGATGGAGAACACACCTGTTAAAGGCAAGAAGCTGAGAGTGAGTAAAGCGGTTAAATAA
- the add gene encoding adenosine deaminase: MNFTTLPKIELHCHLDGSLRAETIIDIAKREDISLPTLDRDEIQQELIAPLDCESLDEYLKRFALPNLVMQSQENLKRITFELFEDAAKENVKYMEVRFAPLLHTAQGLSVEEIIQSVIDGMREAEKQFDINGNIILSCMRTMSAESAFEVVEKGKPFLGKGVVAIDLCASEEEGFCGDFVEPIALAREYGYRVTIHAGETGVGKNVLEAVEMLGAERIGHGVFIKDCAEAYDVVKEKQVVLEMCPTSNVQTKAVNQYSDHPIYDFHKDGIKVTVNTDNRTVSDTTMAKECTIVFDEFDMNEEDYKKIYLDSVEACFADEKTKLKLRKYI, encoded by the coding sequence ATGAATTTTACTACCTTACCTAAAATTGAATTACACTGCCATCTTGATGGAAGCCTTAGAGCGGAAACAATTATTGATATAGCAAAAAGAGAGGACATTAGTTTGCCTACGTTGGATAGGGACGAGATCCAACAAGAGCTCATTGCTCCACTAGATTGTGAATCTCTTGATGAGTATTTGAAGCGTTTTGCTCTTCCGAATTTAGTAATGCAGTCACAGGAGAATTTAAAGAGAATTACCTTTGAACTGTTTGAAGATGCTGCAAAAGAGAATGTGAAATACATGGAGGTTCGATTTGCTCCATTGCTTCACACGGCTCAGGGGTTATCTGTCGAAGAAATCATCCAAAGCGTCATTGATGGAATGAGAGAAGCTGAAAAACAATTCGATATTAATGGCAATATCATTCTCTCCTGCATGCGAACGATGTCAGCTGAAAGTGCTTTTGAGGTTGTGGAAAAAGGAAAGCCATTCCTTGGCAAAGGAGTTGTGGCCATCGACTTATGTGCATCGGAAGAGGAAGGGTTCTGTGGGGACTTCGTTGAGCCGATTGCATTAGCAAGAGAGTACGGCTATAGAGTAACGATTCACGCCGGCGAAACAGGTGTAGGAAAAAATGTCCTTGAAGCCGTTGAGATGTTAGGGGCAGAAAGAATTGGGCATGGTGTCTTTATTAAAGACTGTGCAGAGGCCTATGATGTAGTAAAGGAAAAACAGGTAGTCCTCGAAATGTGCCCAACCAGTAATGTCCAAACAAAAGCAGTGAACCAATATAGTGATCACCCTATCTATGATTTTCATAAGGATGGTATCAAAGTAACGGTTAATACCGATAACAGAACGGTGTCCGATACAACGATGGCGAAGGAATGTACGATTGTCTTTGATGAATTCGACATGAATGAAGAGGATTATAAGAAGATTTATCTCGATAGTGTGGAAGCGTGCTTTGCGGATGAAAAAACCAAGTTGAAGTTGAGGAAATATATCTAA
- a CDS encoding ABC transporter ATP-binding protein, with protein MKDFKLFLPYVKQVSRFYLIGFVGSLFRFLIPLFVPLILKYIFDQLLQNESLSRAEMLEQLLYIAASMILVFLLIRTPMEYVRQFCIQKANNNIIKQLRKDAFQKVHSLDAKYFVENKSGEIGTRFFDDIEKVRGFLTAVFGNIWIEMIVLLCVIVVMLTLNVKLAILSVVLVGVQFILAHFLSKRFKQSTRNMMKYRSVMSGFIFEKIQGAFLSKLFAAEKRDKEELNQHLHHFDRLTDKHAKINAVMLALVNVLSDMTPFIVAIVASFFVIDGSITIGSLIAFFAYVDKMRSPVAALVNAYPAITEGSVALGRIFDFFHTPSTIIEKANPVELNQFTQSIKFNNVSFSYDGKNNIIKNVSLTLEKGKTYAFVGESGGGKSTILQLLLRMYDATKGEVLIDGFNIKDYSIASLREQMGIVTQDNFLYSTSIKDNIKMAKLDASDEEIFAAAKKAFAHEFISALPNGYDTEIGERGVKLSGGQKQRVALARVFLKNPSLIILDEATSALDNESEKLVQESINQFDHDKTIIMIAHRLSTILNADMIFVIKNGEIIESGNHQSLLKKSGYYNELYSKQNVKEWQLATG; from the coding sequence ATGAAAGATTTCAAGTTATTCTTACCCTATGTAAAACAAGTAAGCCGCTTTTATCTCATTGGATTTGTTGGGAGTTTATTTCGTTTCCTGATTCCGCTGTTTGTTCCCTTGATTTTAAAATATATCTTCGATCAACTGCTTCAAAATGAATCCTTGTCGCGAGCGGAAATGCTAGAACAACTTTTGTACATTGCTGCAAGTATGATTCTGGTATTCCTTCTCATCCGAACACCTATGGAATATGTTAGGCAGTTTTGTATTCAAAAAGCCAACAATAACATTATCAAACAGCTGCGCAAGGACGCTTTTCAAAAGGTCCATTCTTTGGATGCCAAATATTTTGTAGAGAACAAAAGTGGAGAAATTGGAACTCGCTTTTTCGATGATATTGAGAAGGTCCGTGGCTTTCTAACCGCAGTTTTCGGAAACATTTGGATTGAAATGATCGTGTTGCTGTGTGTCATCGTAGTAATGCTTACCCTAAATGTGAAGTTAGCGATTCTGTCGGTGGTGTTGGTGGGAGTCCAATTTATTCTGGCCCACTTTCTATCAAAAAGGTTTAAACAGTCCACCAGAAACATGATGAAGTACCGATCGGTGATGAGCGGATTTATTTTTGAAAAAATTCAAGGGGCTTTTCTCTCCAAACTATTTGCCGCAGAAAAACGAGACAAAGAAGAGCTAAATCAGCATTTACACCATTTTGATAGACTGACAGATAAACATGCGAAGATAAATGCGGTCATGTTAGCTCTCGTCAATGTGCTCAGTGATATGACTCCGTTTATCGTGGCGATTGTGGCGAGTTTTTTTGTCATCGATGGAAGTATAACTATTGGCAGTTTAATTGCCTTTTTTGCTTATGTTGATAAAATGAGAAGCCCGGTGGCAGCTTTAGTCAATGCCTACCCGGCCATTACAGAGGGAAGCGTTGCACTGGGGCGGATCTTTGATTTCTTCCACACACCATCCACGATTATAGAAAAAGCAAACCCAGTTGAACTAAACCAGTTCACACAATCTATTAAGTTTAATAACGTATCTTTCTCGTATGACGGTAAAAACAACATCATTAAAAATGTGTCATTGACGCTTGAAAAAGGGAAGACATATGCGTTTGTCGGTGAGAGCGGAGGTGGTAAGAGTACCATCCTTCAGCTGCTTTTGAGAATGTATGATGCTACAAAGGGTGAGGTATTAATTGATGGTTTCAACATTAAGGATTATTCCATCGCAAGTTTGAGGGAGCAGATGGGGATTGTCACTCAGGATAACTTTCTTTATAGCACCTCGATTAAAGATAATATAAAAATGGCAAAGCTGGATGCGTCCGATGAAGAGATTTTTGCCGCTGCCAAGAAGGCCTTCGCTCATGAGTTTATTTCCGCACTGCCGAATGGCTACGATACAGAAATAGGTGAAAGAGGAGTAAAGCTTTCCGGCGGGCAAAAACAAAGAGTAGCACTAGCGCGTGTATTCCTGAAAAATCCGTCCCTTATTATTTTAGACGAAGCCACAAGTGCTCTAGATAATGAAAGTGAAAAACTGGTCCAAGAATCCATTAACCAATTCGATCACGACAAAACCATTATTATGATTGCTCATAGACTTTCTACGATTCTAAATGCAGATATGATTTTTGTGATAAAAAATGGGGAAATCATAGAAAGTGGGAACCACCAAAGTCTATTGAAAAAGAGCGGCTACTACAATGAACTCTATTCCAAGCAGAACGTAAAAGAATGGCAATTGGCCACAGGGTAA
- a CDS encoding MFS transporter gives MNNHTQAQAPSMSSLFSNRFVQAILLSGLFLQLGIWVRNFAILLFVTEQTNKDPFAISMISVAEFAPIFLFSFIGGTFADRWRPKLTMVLCDLLSALSVFAVLLALVFGGWKAIFFATLVSSILSQFSQPSSMKLFKLHVPESLIQMGMSMNQTIQAIFMILGPMIGTLIYFRFGINVAIAVMGTCFLLSALVLTFLPADKKVEVIAATNVSKEMKMGFRYVMSNKLFLYMGSFFLAAGMGMGLINPLGIFLVTEHLGLTAQNLQWFTAVNGVGMILGGVGAMALAKKITPQTMLLIGFVTSATSVAIMGSVNIIWVALLTQFIAGLMAPLIHISCNTLILTNAEESFVGRVNGILNPLFMGGMVLNMSLVGILKVQFPLTSLYLIASGLFLIGALAMLPMLRMKQTKQMKVANMQHH, from the coding sequence ATGAATAACCATACACAAGCACAGGCTCCATCCATGAGTTCTTTATTTTCTAACCGCTTCGTTCAAGCTATTTTACTATCCGGACTGTTCCTACAACTGGGAATCTGGGTACGTAATTTTGCAATTTTACTATTTGTAACAGAACAAACCAACAAAGATCCATTTGCCATTTCCATGATTTCTGTGGCAGAATTTGCTCCGATTTTCCTTTTCTCCTTTATAGGAGGAACATTTGCAGATAGATGGAGACCCAAACTCACGATGGTTCTTTGCGACCTACTGAGTGCCTTATCGGTGTTTGCCGTTTTACTAGCTCTTGTATTTGGAGGGTGGAAAGCGATCTTCTTCGCAACCCTTGTTTCGTCCATTTTGTCTCAGTTTTCGCAGCCTTCAAGTATGAAATTATTTAAGCTCCACGTTCCTGAATCACTTATTCAGATGGGGATGTCTATGAACCAGACGATTCAGGCTATCTTTATGATCCTAGGTCCTATGATTGGTACGTTGATTTACTTCCGATTTGGCATCAACGTTGCCATTGCAGTCATGGGTACATGTTTCCTGCTCTCTGCTCTTGTTCTTACCTTCTTACCTGCTGATAAAAAGGTTGAGGTGATCGCAGCCACAAATGTGTCTAAGGAAATGAAAATGGGCTTTCGTTATGTAATGTCTAATAAGCTTTTTCTTTACATGGGTAGTTTCTTCTTAGCAGCTGGAATGGGAATGGGTCTTATCAACCCACTTGGTATCTTTTTGGTGACGGAACATCTTGGCTTAACGGCTCAGAATCTGCAATGGTTTACAGCAGTGAATGGGGTGGGGATGATTTTAGGGGGCGTTGGCGCAATGGCTCTCGCAAAGAAAATTACGCCACAAACCATGCTATTAATCGGCTTTGTCACAAGTGCCACTTCTGTTGCGATTATGGGGTCGGTAAACATCATATGGGTTGCGCTTTTAACCCAGTTTATTGCTGGACTAATGGCTCCCCTTATTCATATTTCCTGTAATACTCTCATTCTCACCAATGCTGAGGAATCCTTCGTGGGTAGGGTGAACGGTATCTTAAATCCTCTTTTCATGGGAGGAATGGTGTTGAATATGAGTTTAGTCGGCATTCTTAAGGTGCAATTTCCTTTAACGAGTCTCTATTTAATCGCATCAGGCTTATTCCTAATAGGAGCATTAGCCATGCTTCCAATGCTTCGAATGAAACAGACTAAGCAAATGAAAGTAGCCAATATGCAGCATCATTGA
- a CDS encoding NAD(P)/FAD-dependent oxidoreductase has protein sequence MIYDVVIIGAGQAGLSMGYFLKQTSLSFIILDNNKTVGDVWRKRYDSLVLFTPRSYSALPGLVVNGDPTGFPTKDEIADYLERYAQTFDLPIQFLCQVHRILKENDTYIISTTNSIIKTKKIVIATGPFHTPRIPSFAQELPQQVVQVHSSEYKNPAQLTEGSVLVVGGGNSGAQIAIELSNYHETYLSVGQRIRFLPLSIAGKSIFWWFDKLGILQANRDSFIGKKVQSQPDPIFGFELKEKLREKKITLKARTKSIQQNEIQFEDLSTINVQNVIWATGFVADYSWIDIPNLLDNSGKLKHKRGVTEIEGLYFLGLPWQHHRGSALLLGVGQDAEFLYRQIVL, from the coding sequence ATGATTTACGATGTAGTCATAATCGGTGCTGGCCAAGCCGGATTATCGATGGGGTATTTTTTAAAACAAACCTCTTTATCTTTTATTATATTGGATAACAATAAAACGGTGGGTGATGTTTGGCGGAAACGTTATGATTCACTTGTATTGTTTACACCGAGGTCTTACAGTGCATTGCCCGGCTTGGTAGTAAATGGTGATCCAACCGGTTTTCCAACCAAGGATGAAATTGCTGATTACCTAGAGCGGTATGCACAAACATTTGATTTGCCTATTCAATTTTTATGTCAAGTTCACAGGATTCTTAAAGAGAACGATACATATATCATATCAACAACAAACTCCATTATAAAAACAAAGAAAATCGTCATAGCTACAGGGCCCTTTCACACCCCTAGAATTCCATCATTTGCACAAGAGCTTCCACAACAAGTGGTTCAAGTCCATTCTTCTGAATATAAAAACCCTGCACAGCTAACCGAGGGTTCCGTGTTAGTGGTCGGTGGAGGCAATTCCGGCGCACAAATAGCAATAGAACTATCAAACTATCACGAAACTTATTTATCGGTCGGGCAAAGAATACGTTTCCTCCCTTTAAGCATAGCTGGTAAAAGTATCTTTTGGTGGTTTGACAAACTTGGTATTTTACAGGCGAATCGGGATTCCTTTATTGGAAAAAAAGTTCAAAGCCAACCAGATCCGATATTCGGTTTTGAGCTAAAAGAAAAATTAAGAGAAAAGAAAATAACGCTTAAAGCACGAACCAAGAGCATCCAGCAAAATGAGATTCAATTTGAGGACCTTTCAACGATTAACGTGCAGAATGTTATTTGGGCAACTGGTTTCGTTGCGGATTACTCTTGGATAGATATACCAAACCTTTTAGATAATAGCGGCAAACTCAAACATAAGCGAGGCGTAACAGAAATTGAAGGACTTTACTTCCTCGGATTGCCATGGCAGCACCATAGAGGATCAGCTCTTCTTTTAGGGGTAGGACAGGATGCGGAATTTTTGTATCGACAGATCGTCTTGTAA
- a CDS encoding DJ-1/PfpI family protein, translated as MQKQWNVGILLFDNVDVLDYSGPFEVYSLTTNSANEVPQLLTKGIPVERKPFKVWTISKNASIVKSNNGLKITPDFSLENISQHLDILIVPGGPFHAIDTCIQDRELINWISTFSQSGRTIASVCSGSLLLAEAGILADKKATTHPFAYDYMEKTYRNIKVVRDVRFVDNGQVITSGGVSAGIDMSIHLVGKLLGEEAARTTAATLVYPYFTSELDLKSV; from the coding sequence ATGCAAAAACAATGGAATGTAGGAATCTTATTATTTGATAACGTGGATGTTTTAGACTATTCAGGACCGTTTGAGGTATATTCGTTAACTACTAATTCAGCTAACGAAGTACCACAATTGTTAACGAAAGGTATACCTGTTGAAAGAAAGCCATTTAAGGTCTGGACGATATCCAAAAATGCCAGCATTGTTAAATCGAATAATGGGCTTAAGATTACTCCGGACTTTAGTCTTGAGAATATCAGCCAACACCTAGACATTCTTATCGTTCCAGGCGGGCCATTTCATGCCATTGACACCTGTATTCAGGACCGAGAATTAATAAATTGGATATCCACATTCAGTCAATCTGGTAGAACCATCGCTTCCGTTTGTTCAGGGTCCCTATTGCTGGCTGAGGCCGGTATTCTCGCTGATAAAAAAGCGACCACTCATCCTTTTGCCTATGATTATATGGAAAAAACCTATCGAAATATTAAAGTAGTGCGGGACGTACGGTTCGTAGATAATGGGCAGGTAATTACCTCTGGGGGAGTATCAGCCGGAATCGATATGTCGATCCATCTCGTAGGGAAGCTATTGGGAGAAGAAGCAGCAAGAACAACCGCTGCTACATTGGTATATCCATACTTTACAAGTGAGTTGGATTTGAAATCAGTGTAA
- a CDS encoding ABC transporter permease has translation MFKENLKMSWMNLIHNKMRSFLTMLGIVIGVASIIALITIVKGAMNGMTSEFSSFGADKISVQAMGTPLKQGLIDSDIQKLAEIEDVAGVSPTLSGNTTVVYKGNEKTDVSVQGKNDVYFSKNKDLVETGRGLTILDIENKNNVCLIGANIANELFWGEDPVGKKLLISGVTYTVVGTLEKSNSFSDSSNNDAVIIPYTTSMSILSTGYISSVDVYMGDSNHSEKITADIEAVLKQAFNYKGNSFTVMNMQDMLASFNRMTTMLSLMLGGIASISLIVGGIGIMNMMLVSVTERTTEIGLRKALGAEPKRIQQQFLLEAVFLSLFGGAIGFLLGALIAWGVCALIGANFALSTATVLLALGFSAAIGIIFGIAPARKASRLNPIDALRSV, from the coding sequence ATGTTTAAGGAAAATCTGAAGATGTCCTGGATGAACCTCATCCATAACAAAATGCGCTCCTTCCTAACCATGCTCGGAATTGTGATTGGGGTCGCATCCATAATTGCATTGATTACCATAGTTAAAGGTGCAATGAATGGAATGACAAGTGAGTTTTCCTCCTTTGGTGCAGATAAAATATCCGTTCAAGCTATGGGAACACCACTGAAGCAGGGGTTAATTGATAGTGACATTCAAAAGCTTGCCGAAATCGAGGATGTTGCTGGCGTTTCACCTACCCTTTCTGGAAACACAACGGTGGTTTATAAGGGTAACGAGAAAACAGATGTGTCCGTTCAAGGGAAAAATGATGTGTATTTTTCTAAAAATAAGGACTTGGTTGAAACCGGTAGAGGCCTGACGATTCTTGATATCGAGAATAAAAATAACGTTTGCCTTATTGGCGCAAATATAGCAAACGAATTGTTTTGGGGAGAAGATCCTGTTGGCAAGAAGCTTCTTATCTCTGGGGTAACTTATACGGTGGTTGGTACCTTAGAGAAATCTAACAGTTTTTCTGATTCCTCTAATAACGATGCAGTTATCATTCCTTATACCACTTCAATGAGCATTCTTAGTACTGGTTATATTTCTAGTGTGGATGTGTATATGGGTGACTCCAATCATTCTGAAAAAATAACAGCTGATATTGAAGCGGTTTTAAAACAGGCGTTCAACTACAAAGGTAATAGTTTTACAGTGATGAATATGCAGGATATGCTCGCATCGTTTAATAGGATGACTACAATGCTATCTCTTATGCTGGGAGGTATTGCATCCATTTCACTTATTGTGGGTGGAATTGGGATTATGAACATGATGCTGGTGTCAGTAACGGAAAGAACCACAGAAATTGGGCTAAGGAAGGCTCTCGGGGCAGAACCAAAGCGGATTCAGCAGCAGTTTTTACTAGAAGCCGTATTCTTGTCACTCTTTGGTGGAGCAATCGGCTTCTTACTTGGCGCGTTAATTGCATGGGGGGTATGTGCGTTAATTGGAGCAAACTTCGCCCTTTCAACAGCAACGGTATTATTGGCGCTGGGATTCTCTGCTGCAATAGGGATTATCTTCGGCATTGCACCAGCACGGAAAGCGTCAAGGCTGAACCCGATTGACGCATTAAGAAGTGTATAA